A section of the Peptoanaerobacter stomatis genome encodes:
- the ftcD gene encoding glutamate formimidoyltransferase, with product MAKLVECVPNFSEGRNKEVVEKIVDEVRKVKEVTLLDYSSDEDHNRSVVTMIGEPAKVKEAVINAAKVAVSLIDMSVHQGAHPRFGAVDVVPFTPVSDITMEECVELANEVGKAIGEMGVPVYLYEDAAKKPERKNLADVRKGQYEGFFDKIKEEGWAPDYGPNEMNAKSGCSAVGARVSLIAFNVNLDTADVDIATAIAKKVRFIGGGLRFVKAIGLKLEERNQTQVSMNLVNYEKSSVYQAFEMIKMEARRYGVNVVGTEVIGTVPMKALLDCAEYYLQIENFDISQILEKRLLG from the coding sequence ATGGCAAAATTAGTTGAATGCGTGCCAAATTTTAGTGAAGGTAGAAACAAAGAGGTAGTAGAAAAAATAGTTGATGAAGTAAGAAAAGTAAAAGAAGTTACACTTTTAGACTACTCATCTGATGAAGACCATAACAGATCAGTTGTTACTATGATAGGCGAACCTGCAAAGGTAAAAGAAGCTGTTATAAATGCTGCAAAAGTAGCGGTATCATTGATAGATATGAGTGTTCATCAGGGGGCTCATCCAAGATTTGGAGCAGTTGACGTTGTTCCGTTTACTCCCGTATCAGATATAACTATGGAAGAATGCGTTGAACTTGCTAACGAAGTAGGTAAAGCGATAGGAGAAATGGGAGTACCCGTATATCTATATGAAGATGCTGCAAAAAAACCTGAAAGAAAAAATCTTGCAGATGTAAGAAAAGGACAATATGAAGGATTTTTTGACAAGATAAAAGAAGAAGGATGGGCACCTGATTACGGTCCAAATGAAATGAATGCAAAAAGCGGATGCTCAGCAGTAGGTGCAAGAGTATCATTAATAGCTTTCAATGTAAACTTAGATACAGCTGATGTAGATATAGCTACTGCAATAGCAAAAAAAGTTAGATTTATAGGCGGAGGACTTAGATTTGTAAAAGCTATAGGTCTAAAATTGGAAGAAAGAAATCAAACACAAGTATCAATGAACCTTGTAAACTATGAAAAATCATCTGTATATCAAGCATTTGAAATGATAAAAATGGAAGCAAGAAGATATGGAGTAAATGTAGTTGGAACAGAAGTTATAGGAACAGTTCCTATGAAAGCATTACTTGATTGTGCTGAATATTATCTACAAATAGAAAACTTTGATATAAGCCAAATATTGGAAAAAAGATTATTAGGATAA
- a CDS encoding beta-propeller domain-containing protein: protein MKKIILLVLSFMCMGMIGANGQSKDVYFIFDSPKQVELKNSKAEEIAKNLKLESEDGDVYDAVVNVIDNKKIAISPIEKIDEKLKIKDVSDYKISDYEGNIYVQNESNLKKISKYLQRNRGPVMPLYSVDESVVAESGVAAKSADSNQSAKTSENRSDDYSKTNVQTQGVDEADIVKTDGKNIYCINDGDLLIVDANTKNMQVKSKIETKKRKTLNNIYIDNNKLSLIYAYNEYKDDNYKNVTLVDTYDVSNASKPKLLNSKSAKGFIYESRKKGDIIYTVTSDYFNTKYKETPNILYKRGFYTSPSYEFDSTGIDLKKMIYMPFNPSEEITYITAMQTTTSKNNNELLYMGSSGDIYMSTDNIYISTPIYEYNYKTYEFREGTGIKKIAVDKMDFNYSGYCEFEGSILNQFSMNENDGNLFVAYTKYQYDDKSENAVASYDKNMKKLSELDGLAKGERIYSVRFIKDKAYLVTFKQVDPLFVIDLKNPKNLKVLGYLKIPGYSEYLHPYKDNYLIGFGQNTANKGERVVNDGFKMSLFDISDFNNPKEVDTESIGAKGTYSAIENDHKALMFDERRNIFAIPMYVTRLEKKLDSSPIVPTFSGVYVYDISEKGFDIKGRISHYTEKQQASAKYDVYDYERQIQRSVQIGDNLYTVSEYGIKVNDINTLKEIATLEFE from the coding sequence ATGAAAAAGATAATTTTATTGGTATTGTCTTTTATGTGCATGGGAATGATTGGTGCAAACGGACAAAGTAAAGATGTATATTTTATATTCGACTCTCCGAAACAGGTGGAGTTAAAAAACAGCAAAGCTGAAGAAATTGCTAAAAATCTGAAGTTGGAAAGTGAAGACGGAGATGTATATGACGCTGTGGTAAATGTTATAGATAACAAAAAAATTGCCATATCTCCTATTGAAAAAATAGATGAAAAGTTGAAAATAAAAGACGTTTCAGATTATAAAATTTCGGATTATGAAGGCAATATATATGTGCAAAATGAATCTAATTTAAAGAAGATATCAAAGTATTTGCAAAGAAATAGGGGACCTGTAATGCCACTTTATTCAGTAGATGAAAGCGTTGTTGCTGAGAGTGGCGTAGCAGCAAAATCTGCCGATTCTAATCAAAGTGCAAAAACATCTGAAAATAGAAGTGACGATTACAGCAAGACAAACGTTCAAACACAAGGAGTGGACGAAGCTGATATAGTAAAAACCGACGGTAAGAATATTTATTGTATAAATGACGGAGATTTGCTCATAGTTGATGCCAATACAAAAAATATGCAAGTAAAATCAAAGATAGAAACAAAAAAAAGAAAAACTTTAAACAATATATATATAGACAACAATAAATTGTCTCTTATATATGCATATAATGAATACAAAGATGATAATTATAAAAATGTGACATTAGTTGATACATATGATGTGTCCAATGCTTCAAAGCCTAAGCTTTTAAATAGCAAATCAGCAAAAGGATTTATATATGAATCAAGAAAAAAGGGCGATATAATATATACAGTAACAAGTGATTACTTCAATACAAAATATAAAGAAACACCAAATATATTATATAAAAGAGGTTTTTATACAAGCCCTTCATATGAATTTGACTCTACAGGAATAGATTTGAAAAAGATGATATATATGCCTTTTAATCCGTCAGAAGAAATAACATATATCACAGCCATGCAAACAACAACGTCAAAAAATAACAATGAGCTGTTATATATGGGAAGTTCTGGAGATATTTATATGTCTACAGATAATATATATATATCTACACCTATATATGAATATAATTATAAAACTTATGAATTTAGAGAAGGCACTGGAATTAAAAAAATAGCTGTAGATAAGATGGACTTCAATTATTCAGGATATTGCGAATTTGAAGGAAGTATATTAAATCAGTTTTCAATGAATGAAAATGATGGTAACCTGTTTGTAGCATACACAAAATATCAATATGACGATAAAAGCGAAAATGCGGTAGCAAGCTATGATAAAAATATGAAAAAACTATCCGAATTGGATGGCTTGGCAAAAGGCGAAAGAATATACTCAGTAAGATTCATAAAAGATAAAGCTTATTTGGTAACTTTCAAACAAGTTGATCCTTTATTTGTAATAGACCTTAAAAATCCGAAGAACTTAAAAGTGCTTGGATATTTAAAAATACCTGGATACAGCGAATACCTACATCCATATAAGGACAATTATTTGATAGGATTCGGACAAAATACGGCTAATAAAGGTGAAAGAGTTGTTAATGACGGCTTTAAGATGTCTTTATTCGATATAAGTGATTTTAATAATCCTAAAGAAGTAGATACAGAAAGCATAGGAGCAAAAGGAACATATTCAGCCATAGAAAACGACCATAAAGCACTTATGTTTGACGAAAGACGAAATATATTCGCCATACCTATGTATGTTACAAGATTGGAGAAAAAATTGGATTCATCTCCAATAGTTCCTACATTTTCAGGAGTTTATGTATACGATATATCTGAAAAAGGATTTGATATAAAAGGAAGAATATCTCATTATACAGAAAAACAACAAGCTTCTGCAAAATATGACGTATACGATTATGAAAGACAGATACAACGTAGCGTACAAATAGGGGATAATCTATATACGGTTTCAGAATATGGAATAAAGGTAAATGATATAAACACTCTAAAAGAAATAGCAACATTAGAATTTGAATAA
- a CDS encoding type II secretion system protein: MRGRLKAFTLIEIICAISLLLLVMTSLMSITVYTLKSVKKFEADVEINQISDNLEYYIKKELKPDRISFIDCNKDEYMVHYQTFTKEGTGNKYKFSDKKLRFVKENSSIMLDTQNDYYIKNGANYIKDVSKEQGSNIIEENIREVKTEFKDSTLYFEIVVFSGEKEQVLKFSIKGLETRKFLK; the protein is encoded by the coding sequence ATGCGTGGAAGATTAAAGGCATTTACACTTATTGAAATAATATGTGCTATATCACTTTTGTTGCTTGTGATGACAAGTCTTATGAGTATTACAGTGTATACGCTTAAAAGCGTGAAAAAATTTGAGGCTGATGTAGAGATAAATCAAATATCAGATAATTTGGAATACTATATAAAAAAAGAGTTAAAACCTGACAGGATAAGTTTTATAGATTGCAATAAAGATGAGTATATGGTGCATTATCAGACCTTTACAAAAGAAGGAACAGGAAATAAATATAAATTTTCAGATAAAAAATTAAGGTTTGTTAAAGAGAACAGCTCTATAATGTTAGATACACAGAATGATTATTACATAAAGAACGGAGCAAATTATATAAAAGATGTTTCAAAGGAACAAGGAAGCAACATAATAGAAGAAAATATCAGGGAGGTTAAGACTGAATTTAAAGATAGTACGTTATATTTTGAAATAGTTGTATTTTCAGGAGAAAAAGAGCAAGTTTTAAAATTTTCTATAAAAGGACTTGAGACGAGAAAATTTTTGAAGTAA
- a CDS encoding viroplasmin family protein, whose amino-acid sequence MQKFYAVKNGRQTGIFMTWDECKDKVTGYKGAVFKSFSNIDDAKKFLGCDDFSDDMENQKDKEEQMYHTKEEDIFKDLRKDDMIAYIDGSYEDSSKYFSYAGVMFYDNVSEDFAFASNDQDLISMRNVAGEVKASMYVIEKAVEYNLSKVIIYYDYTGIENWAVGNWKTNNNLTKLYRKFCEDMSQKIKIEFVKVKSHTNIKYNEYVDKLAKKAIQDKINLL is encoded by the coding sequence ATGCAGAAATTTTATGCAGTAAAAAATGGCAGACAAACCGGTATATTTATGACGTGGGATGAATGTAAAGATAAGGTTACAGGCTATAAAGGTGCTGTTTTCAAATCATTCAGTAATATAGATGACGCCAAAAAATTTTTGGGTTGTGATGATTTTTCTGATGATATGGAAAATCAAAAAGATAAAGAAGAGCAGATGTATCACACAAAAGAGGAAGATATATTCAAAGATTTGAGAAAAGATGATATGATTGCGTATATAGATGGTAGCTATGAAGACAGTTCAAAATATTTTTCATATGCGGGTGTGATGTTTTACGATAATGTAAGCGAAGATTTTGCATTTGCGTCTAACGACCAAGATTTAATATCCATGAGAAATGTAGCGGGTGAAGTAAAAGCGTCTATGTATGTGATTGAAAAAGCAGTAGAGTATAATTTGAGTAAAGTTATAATCTACTATGATTATACAGGTATTGAAAACTGGGCTGTTGGAAATTGGAAAACAAATAATAATCTGACGAAGTTGTATAGAAAATTTTGTGAAGATATGTCACAAAAAATAAAAATAGAGTTTGTAAAAGTGAAATCACATACGAATATTAAATATAATGAATATGTAGATAAATTAGCTAAAAAAGCTATACAAGATAAAATAAATTTGCTCTAA
- a CDS encoding TrkH family potassium uptake protein, whose product MNFSIIIFVLGNILKVEGLLLSVPFVISLIYKEGMNNTYGFLIVMAILFVIGVLTTIKKPEKKSMQPKDGFVIVSLSWLLLSFFGALPFVLSGEIPSLADAFFETASGFTTTGSSILRNVEGLSHSMLFWRSFTHLIGGMGVLVFALAILPSTGLDSVHVMKAEVPGPVFGKLVAKMRLTARILYGIYLVMTAVLILFLLAGGMNLFDATLHAFGTAGTGGFGVKNTSVAYYNSPYIETVIGIGMILFGVNFNLYYMIMVGDIKKIFESEELKIYIKIIFWAILAIFINVGIKSGFSMKLLRDAFFQVSSIITTTGFSTVDYNEWPVFSHIILLVLMFIGGCAGSTAGGLKVSRIGILMKTSYAQLKKVVQPNRVVSIRFDGKVLDSNIITSIANYFVVYMLVFVVLLLLVAFDSPNFSTAFSAVSATYNNIGPGFDVVGPAGNFSDFSDFTKIVLSFSMIFGRLEIYPMLILIGSIFNNSDLK is encoded by the coding sequence ATGAATTTTTCTATTATTATTTTTGTGCTTGGAAATATATTGAAAGTGGAAGGGCTTTTATTGTCCGTTCCTTTTGTAATAAGCCTTATTTATAAAGAGGGTATGAACAATACATACGGATTTTTGATAGTAATGGCTATATTATTTGTGATAGGTGTGCTTACTACTATAAAAAAACCGGAAAAAAAATCTATGCAACCAAAAGACGGTTTTGTGATAGTATCATTGTCTTGGCTTTTATTATCATTTTTCGGTGCATTGCCATTTGTATTGTCGGGTGAAATTCCATCTTTGGCAGACGCTTTTTTTGAAACGGCAAGCGGTTTTACAACAACAGGTTCTTCAATACTTAGAAATGTTGAGGGACTTTCACATTCTATGCTTTTTTGGAGAAGTTTTACCCATCTTATAGGTGGAATGGGAGTGTTGGTATTTGCACTTGCGATTTTACCGTCTACCGGTCTTGATTCGGTACACGTTATGAAGGCTGAAGTACCCGGACCTGTTTTTGGTAAATTGGTCGCCAAAATGAGATTGACTGCAAGAATATTATATGGTATATATCTTGTTATGACAGCAGTTTTGATATTGTTTTTATTGGCAGGAGGAATGAATCTGTTTGATGCCACTTTACACGCTTTCGGAACGGCAGGAACAGGAGGCTTCGGTGTAAAAAATACCTCTGTAGCTTATTACAATTCTCCATATATAGAAACAGTAATCGGAATAGGTATGATTTTATTCGGTGTGAATTTCAACTTATATTATATGATTATGGTTGGAGATATCAAAAAAATTTTTGAATCTGAAGAATTGAAAATATATATAAAAATAATTTTTTGGGCAATTCTTGCGATATTTATAAATGTTGGAATTAAATCCGGCTTTTCTATGAAACTATTAAGAGATGCTTTTTTTCAAGTATCATCTATAATAACCACAACCGGATTTTCAACGGTTGATTACAATGAGTGGCCTGTTTTTTCACATATAATATTGCTTGTGTTGATGTTTATAGGAGGGTGTGCAGGCTCTACTGCCGGCGGATTAAAAGTATCAAGAATAGGCATACTTATGAAAACCTCCTATGCTCAGTTAAAAAAAGTGGTACAGCCTAATAGAGTCGTATCCATAAGATTTGACGGTAAGGTGTTGGACAGCAATATTATAACATCCATCGCCAATTATTTTGTTGTATATATGTTAGTTTTTGTTGTATTGCTTTTATTGGTTGCATTTGATAGTCCAAATTTTTCTACAGCATTTTCAGCAGTGTCTGCAACATATAACAATATAGGGCCGGGTTTTGATGTGGTAGGTCCTGCAGGTAATTTTTCGGACTTTTCGGATTTTACTAAAATAGTTCTTTCTTTTTCGATGATTTTCGGAAGATTGGAGATATATCCTATGCTTATATTGATAGGGAGTATATTTAATAACAGTGACTTAAAATAA
- a CDS encoding arginine deiminase, whose translation MSNTINVFSEIGKLNSIILHRPNMELENIVPSLREELLFDEVPYLKSAQKEHDEFANILRQNKVDVKYIEDLAAESITDEEIRKDLIENFIGEANIRGLKELELVRELLSSIKDNGTLIHKMIEGIRKDELALEKVNSLQEMVSAQDIFTTYPMPNLYFTRDTFALIGKGVCMNHMWSQVRQRETLFGDLVFKHHPYFKDDKPSFWYNRDEKFTLEGGDIIVLSEKVIAVGISQRTEPRAIENFAKNILSSDEGFETILCLVLPRERTCMHLDTVFTMVDRDLFTVFPGIESSLEIYELKYKNGEIKTTLLNKELVQVLEEKLGVKGIQLIKQGNRGILDAVREQWSDGYNTLAIAPREVIVYERNVVINELLDKAGVKLHILKEGELSRGRGGPRCMSMPMNRDKVLW comes from the coding sequence ATGTCAAATACAATTAATGTTTTTTCGGAAATAGGAAAGTTAAATTCCATAATACTTCACAGACCTAATATGGAGCTTGAAAACATAGTTCCAAGTCTTAGAGAAGAACTTTTGTTTGATGAAGTTCCATATTTGAAATCGGCACAAAAAGAACATGATGAATTTGCCAATATATTAAGACAAAACAAAGTAGATGTAAAATATATAGAAGACTTGGCTGCAGAATCTATTACAGATGAAGAAATCAGAAAAGATTTAATAGAAAATTTTATAGGCGAAGCAAATATAAGAGGACTTAAAGAATTAGAACTTGTAAGAGAACTTTTAAGCTCAATAAAAGACAATGGTACCTTAATTCATAAAATGATAGAAGGAATAAGAAAAGATGAGCTTGCTTTAGAAAAGGTAAACAGTCTACAAGAAATGGTATCGGCTCAAGATATATTTACAACCTATCCTATGCCTAATTTGTATTTTACAAGAGATACATTTGCTCTTATAGGAAAAGGCGTTTGTATGAATCATATGTGGTCACAAGTAAGACAAAGAGAGACATTGTTTGGAGATTTGGTGTTTAAGCATCATCCTTATTTTAAAGATGATAAACCTTCTTTTTGGTATAACAGAGATGAAAAATTTACATTGGAAGGCGGAGATATAATCGTGCTTTCTGAAAAAGTGATAGCAGTAGGAATATCTCAGCGTACAGAACCAAGAGCAATAGAAAACTTTGCAAAAAATATATTGTCAAGCGATGAAGGTTTTGAAACGATTCTTTGTCTTGTTTTGCCAAGAGAAAGAACTTGTATGCACCTTGACACAGTTTTTACAATGGTAGATAGAGATTTGTTTACAGTATTTCCAGGAATAGAGTCAAGTCTGGAAATATATGAGTTGAAATACAAAAACGGTGAGATAAAAACTACTTTATTAAATAAAGAATTGGTACAAGTATTGGAAGAAAAACTTGGAGTAAAAGGCATACAGCTTATAAAACAAGGTAACAGAGGGATACTTGATGCAGTTAGAGAACAGTGGTCAGACGGATATAACACATTGGCAATAGCACCACGAGAAGTAATAGTATATGAAAGAAATGTGGTGATAAATGAGTTGTTGGACAAAGCCGGAGTAAAACTTCATATATTAAAAGAAGGAGAGTTATCAAGAGGAAGAGGCGGTCCAAGATGTATGTCAATGCCGATGAATAGGGATAAAGTGCTCTGGTAA
- the gltS gene encoding sodium/glutamate symporter, whose product MNFEIVDNIMNISLDSTLTLALAGILLLVGYSVKKQVNALNKYCIPAPVIGGFIFMFITFIGHKTGAFKFNFENTFQSTFMLAFFTTVGLGASISLLKKGGKLLFIYWLCCGAVSTIQNTIGIGVSKITGLEPPYALLSSAISMVGGHGAALAYGNTFKEMGYEIAPLVGAAAATFGLISGVMIGGPLGRRLIEKNNLKPDNSENFDTSVENINASSEEKLSPLDIIKNVVVILICMAIGSLVSKQIGKLIKMDFPTYVGAMFIAVIVRNVNEKAKFYKFDYPLVDGIGDVMLNLYLSLALMTLKLWELSDLFGGVMIVLACQIIFMVLVAYFVIFRILGSNYDAAVMCAGLCGHGLGATPSAIVNMTAINEKYGMSRKAMMIVPIVGAFLVDIIYQPVTIWFIKTFVQGFVAK is encoded by the coding sequence ATGAATTTTGAAATTGTTGACAATATCATGAACATAAGTCTTGATTCTACGCTCACTTTGGCACTTGCAGGAATATTGTTGTTAGTAGGATATTCAGTAAAAAAACAAGTGAATGCACTGAACAAATATTGTATACCTGCACCTGTTATAGGTGGATTTATATTCATGTTTATAACTTTTATCGGTCATAAAACAGGCGCATTCAAATTCAATTTTGAAAATACATTCCAAAGCACGTTTATGTTAGCGTTCTTTACAACTGTAGGGCTTGGTGCAAGTATCTCATTGCTAAAAAAAGGCGGTAAATTATTATTCATATATTGGCTTTGTTGCGGGGCAGTTTCTACAATACAAAATACTATAGGTATAGGTGTATCAAAAATAACAGGCTTGGAGCCTCCATATGCATTGCTTTCAAGTGCAATATCAATGGTAGGAGGACACGGTGCGGCACTTGCTTATGGAAATACTTTCAAAGAAATGGGATATGAGATAGCACCGCTTGTTGGAGCGGCAGCAGCAACATTTGGACTTATAAGCGGTGTAATGATAGGTGGACCACTTGGAAGAAGACTTATAGAAAAAAATAATTTAAAACCTGATAACTCAGAAAATTTCGACACATCCGTTGAAAATATAAACGCATCTTCAGAAGAAAAATTATCACCGTTGGACATAATAAAAAATGTTGTTGTAATCTTGATATGTATGGCTATAGGTTCACTTGTATCCAAACAAATAGGTAAACTTATAAAAATGGATTTCCCTACTTATGTAGGAGCTATGTTCATTGCGGTTATAGTAAGAAATGTAAATGAAAAAGCTAAATTTTATAAATTTGATTATCCGCTTGTTGACGGCATAGGGGATGTAATGCTTAATTTATATCTATCACTTGCTCTAATGACACTAAAACTTTGGGAATTATCAGACTTATTTGGCGGAGTTATGATAGTGCTTGCTTGTCAAATAATATTTATGGTATTGGTAGCATACTTTGTGATATTTAGAATATTAGGCTCTAATTATGATGCTGCAGTTATGTGCGCAGGGCTTTGCGGACACGGTCTTGGTGCTACACCTTCAGCAATAGTAAATATGACAGCTATAAATGAAAAATATGGAATGTCAAGAAAAGCTATGATGATAGTTCCTATAGTTGGAGCATTTTTGGTGGATATAATCTATCAACCTGTTACAATATGGTTTATAAAAACTTTTGTTCAGGGTTTTGTAGCAAAATAA
- a CDS encoding HutD family protein, protein MKSKIISPDEFIENQWSGGTTTQLVIFPEGSSLANRDFDFRISSATFTSTSSDFSEFNSYQRYLLPLIGKLSVNHENLYSRKLDTYELEYFLGSWKTSSTNTLDCKDFNLIVKKGIQSNLSVLSEGMSYIPKKNGKLFLYSLGSFELAIATDNMQIMNVPANSLLEIQEEDILNKITLKFATNPVIICEVIL, encoded by the coding sequence TTGAAAAGCAAAATCATTTCGCCAGATGAGTTTATTGAAAATCAATGGTCAGGTGGCACCACTACACAGCTTGTAATATTTCCAGAGGGTTCGAGTTTAGCCAATCGGGATTTTGATTTCAGAATATCATCTGCTACGTTCACATCCACTTCATCTGATTTTAGTGAGTTTAACTCTTATCAAAGATATCTTCTTCCGCTAATAGGCAAATTATCTGTCAATCATGAAAATTTATATTCAAGAAAACTTGATACATACGAACTTGAATACTTTTTGGGCTCTTGGAAAACATCATCGACTAATACACTTGATTGTAAAGACTTTAACTTGATTGTAAAAAAAGGAATACAATCTAATTTATCTGTGCTTTCTGAAGGTATGTCATATATACCTAAGAAAAACGGAAAATTATTTTTATATTCATTAGGCTCTTTTGAGCTTGCCATTGCAACAGATAATATGCAGATAATGAATGTACCTGCAAATAGTCTACTTGAAATACAAGAGGAAGATATATTAAACAAAATCACATTAAAATTTGCGACTAATCCTGTAATAATTTGTGAAGTTATATTGTAA
- the tkt gene encoding transketolase encodes MSIVQKSINAIRILSADQIQKANSGHPGLPLGAAPMAYTIWSKMNINPKNPKWINRDRFVLSAGHGSAMLYSLLHLFGFEGMSIDELKNFRQLNSKTPGHPEYGHTAGIEVSTGPLGAGMSNAVGLAIAEQYLASQFNEDNYDIIDHYTYVLGGDGCMMEGITSEAMSLAGTLKLSKLIVFYDSNNITIEGNTDTAFTEDVKKRFESYGFQIIEVDDGNDIDKISAAIDAAKSDKQRPSLIIVKTIIGYGAGKKQGTAGVHGEPLGEEGVSVLRQSLSWDENEPFKISDDIYTHYKTLAQNGEEKENSWNKLFDEYSKKYPDKKSKWDDFFSDKFEKDLNNNEDFWKFADKPNATRASSGEVINKLKDIFPNLLGGSADLAPSNKTLMNNIDYFSPENRAGRNIHFGVRELAMGGIMNGIAVHSCLKIFAGTFFVFSDYIKPMIRLASLMGLPTTYVLTHDSIGVGEDGPTHEPIEQLAMLRTIPNINVFRPCDYTETACAYYSAMTSKHTPTAIALTRQNLKQIPTSSKEALKGGYVIKKEKDNNIDLIIIATGSEVALAIDAAEKLEQENKSVRVVSMPCTNIFDRQDSEYKNSILPNNVRARLAIEAGNTLSMSKYVGLDGKVIGIDTFGASAPANVLFKEFGFTIENVVETAKELL; translated from the coding sequence ATGTCAATAGTACAAAAATCTATAAATGCGATAAGAATATTATCTGCCGATCAAATACAAAAGGCTAACTCAGGTCACCCGGGATTGCCGCTCGGTGCTGCACCTATGGCTTATACAATATGGTCTAAAATGAATATTAATCCTAAAAATCCGAAATGGATAAACAGAGACAGATTTGTGTTATCTGCCGGACATGGCTCTGCAATGCTTTATTCATTACTGCATTTATTCGGATTTGAAGGAATGAGCATAGATGAGCTAAAAAATTTCAGACAATTAAATTCAAAAACTCCCGGACATCCGGAATATGGACACACTGCAGGAATAGAAGTGTCAACAGGTCCTCTCGGTGCAGGTATGTCAAATGCAGTAGGACTTGCAATTGCAGAACAATATTTAGCATCACAATTTAATGAAGACAATTACGATATAATAGACCATTACACATATGTATTGGGTGGAGACGGCTGTATGATGGAAGGCATTACATCTGAGGCTATGTCACTTGCCGGCACACTCAAATTATCAAAACTTATAGTGTTTTACGATTCAAACAACATAACTATAGAAGGTAATACAGATACAGCATTTACAGAAGACGTAAAAAAACGATTTGAATCATACGGTTTTCAAATTATAGAAGTAGATGACGGAAATGACATTGATAAAATATCAGCCGCAATAGATGCAGCAAAATCAGATAAGCAAAGACCTTCACTAATAATTGTAAAGACAATTATCGGCTATGGCGCAGGAAAAAAACAAGGTACTGCAGGTGTACATGGAGAACCGCTTGGAGAAGAAGGAGTATCTGTACTTAGACAATCTTTATCATGGGATGAAAATGAGCCTTTCAAAATATCTGATGATATATATACACATTATAAAACTCTTGCGCAAAATGGAGAAGAAAAAGAAAATTCTTGGAACAAATTATTCGATGAATATTCTAAAAAATATCCTGATAAAAAATCAAAATGGGATGATTTCTTCTCAGATAAATTTGAAAAAGATTTAAATAATAACGAAGATTTTTGGAAATTTGCAGATAAACCGAATGCAACAAGAGCATCAAGCGGAGAGGTTATAAACAAATTAAAAGACATTTTCCCTAACTTGCTTGGAGGCTCTGCCGATCTTGCTCCTTCAAACAAAACATTGATGAATAATATAGATTATTTTTCACCTGAAAACAGAGCAGGACGCAACATACACTTTGGAGTAAGAGAGCTTGCAATGGGTGGAATAATGAACGGTATAGCAGTTCACAGTTGTCTAAAAATATTTGCAGGAACATTCTTTGTATTTTCAGATTATATCAAACCAATGATAAGATTGGCGTCTCTTATGGGACTACCTACAACTTATGTGCTTACTCATGACTCTATCGGAGTTGGGGAAGACGGTCCTACACATGAGCCTATAGAACAGTTGGCAATGCTCAGAACAATACCTAATATAAACGTATTTAGACCTTGCGATTACACAGAAACAGCATGCGCTTATTATTCAGCTATGACATCAAAACATACACCTACTGCAATTGCACTTACAAGACAAAACTTAAAACAAATACCTACATCAAGCAAAGAGGCTTTAAAAGGTGGATATGTAATAAAAAAAGAAAAAGATAATAATATAGATTTGATAATAATTGCAACAGGCTCTGAAGTAGCATTGGCAATTGATGCCGCAGAAAAATTAGAACAAGAAAATAAATCAGTAAGAGTTGTGTCAATGCCTTGCACAAATATATTTGACAGACAAGACAGTGAATACAAAAACTCTATATTGCCTAATAATGTAAGAGCAAGACTCGCAATAGAAGCCGGAAACACATTGTCTATGAGTAAATATGTAGGCTTGGATGGGAAAGTTATAGGAATAGATACATTCGGTGCATCAGCTCCCGCAAATGTATTGTTTAAAGAATTTGGTTTTACAATAGAAAATGTAGTTGAAACTGCAAAAGAACTGTTATAA